From a region of the Latilactobacillus sakei genome:
- the mgsA gene encoding methylglyoxal synthase, translating to MKIALIAHDRQKPLIVKLATAYQPILAQHELFATGTTGQKIIDATGLAVKRFKSGPLGGDQQIGALISENQMDLVIFLRDPLTAQPHEPDVNALIRLSDVYEVPLATNIGTAEVLLRGLDQGLMDFREVVHDQDTNPINL from the coding sequence ATGAAAATTGCATTAATTGCACATGATCGTCAAAAACCGTTGATTGTTAAATTAGCAACAGCTTACCAACCTATCTTGGCTCAACATGAACTATTTGCGACTGGGACAACCGGTCAAAAAATTATCGATGCAACGGGTTTAGCTGTTAAACGGTTTAAGTCTGGGCCATTGGGTGGTGACCAACAAATTGGCGCTTTAATTTCTGAAAACCAAATGGACCTTGTTATTTTCTTACGAGATCCATTGACGGCCCAACCACACGAACCAGATGTTAATGCGCTCATTCGGTTGTCTGACGTTTACGAAGTGCCGCTTGCCACTAATATTGGCACTGCGGAGGTGCTATTGCGGGGCCTGGATCAAGGTTTGATGGATTTTCGAGAAGTTGTTCACGATCAAGACACCAATCCAATTAATCTGTAA